In a genomic window of Paramicrobacterium chengjingii:
- the rsmG gene encoding 16S rRNA (guanine(527)-N(7))-methyltransferase RsmG, which produces MPELEEEPAEASVVFGDRLDVVRRFSGNLARHGEERGLIGPLELPRLWTRHILNSGVVAPLLKPGYLGDVGSGAGLPGLVLGIARPDVHVTLIEPMERRVTWLSEQVNELELGNVVVVRARAEEAALDRPLDQVTARAVSALRKLLRLTAPLARDGGELLLMKGINAQAEIDASQKELRKFKVSNAHVEIVGAGVIAEPTRVIRGDVRA; this is translated from the coding sequence CTTCGGAGATCGACTCGACGTTGTACGACGGTTCTCTGGGAACCTCGCGCGTCATGGCGAAGAGCGCGGTCTAATCGGACCGCTGGAGCTGCCTCGGCTCTGGACCCGTCATATTCTCAACAGTGGCGTTGTCGCTCCCCTCTTGAAGCCCGGATATCTCGGCGACGTAGGTTCTGGGGCGGGGCTGCCCGGACTTGTGCTCGGGATTGCCCGCCCTGATGTGCACGTCACGTTGATCGAGCCGATGGAGCGCCGAGTGACGTGGCTTTCCGAGCAAGTGAACGAACTCGAATTGGGTAACGTCGTTGTCGTGCGCGCGCGCGCTGAGGAGGCGGCGCTCGATCGGCCGCTGGATCAGGTCACCGCCCGCGCCGTGAGCGCGCTTCGCAAGCTGCTGAGGCTCACAGCGCCACTCGCGCGCGACGGGGGCGAGCTGCTTCTGATGAAGGGCATCAATGCTCAAGCTGAGATTGATGCGTCACAGAAGGAGCTTCGTAAATTCAAGGTCTCAAACGCTCACGTCGAGATCGTTGGCGCCGGCGTCATCGCTGAACCGACACGCGTCATTCGCGGGGATGTCCGCGCCTAA